Below is a window of Pseudomonas monteilii DNA.
CGAGCCCGGCTCAGCTGAAGAAAACCATCGATCAGCTCAAGGCGCTGGACGTGAAGGTGATCTTCTCGGAGATGGACTTCCCCTCCGCCTACGTCGAGACCATCCAGCGCGAGTCGGGCGTGCACATCTATCCGCTGACCCACATCTCCTATGGCGAGTACACCGCCGACAAGTACGAGGTGGAGATGAAGCGCAACATGGACACCGTGGTCCGCGCCATCGAAGAGCGCCGCACATGACCGCCGCCTGCCAGATCGCCGAACGCGCCCGCATCGCCTGCGGCCCGCGCATCGACTTCGATGGCATCGACCTGACGCTCGGGCGCACGCGCATCCTGGACCAGGTGCGTTTCAGCGTCGCGCCCGGCAGCGTGCATGCGATCGTCGGGCCCAATGGTGGTGGCAAGAGTTCGTTGATCAAGACGCTGCTCGGGCAGATGCCGCATCGTGGTCGCCTGACGCTGGAGTGGCCGGACGAGGACCAGGTGATCGGCTATGTGCCTCAGGCTCTGGAATTCGACCGGGGTCTGCCGATGACGGTGGACGACTTCATGGGCGCCTTGTGTCAGCGCCGCCCGGCCTTCCTGGGGCTGTCCCGACGGGTGCGTGCGCCCATCGACGACGCCCTGGCGCAGGTGGGCATGCTCGACAAGCGCACCCGGCGCATGGGTGCACTGTCGGGCGGTGAGCGCCAGCGCGTGCTGCTGGCCCAGGGGCTGGTGCCCGCGCCCCAGTTGCTGGTCCTGGACGAGCCGATGTCGGCGCTGGACGAGGCGGGCATCCAGGTGTTCGAGCAGCTGCTCGAGGGCTGGCGCCGGGCGGGGACCACGGTGCTGTGGATCGAACATGACCTGCAGGCCGTCCTGCGCCTGGCCGACCGGGTAACCGGGCTGAGCCGTCAGGTGCTGTTCGACGCACCGCCGGCCCAGGCCTTGACGCCCGAGCGTCTGCTGACGCTGTTCTCCGTCCATCCCCGTCATGAGGACACCGCCCGATGAGCCTCGATGCCTTTCGCCAACTGGTCCAGGACTGGGCACAGGCAGGCTGGTTGCCCGAGGCCTTGGCCTATGGGTTCGTGGTCAACGCCCTGCTCGCTGGCGTGATGATCGGGCCGGTGCTGGGCGGGCTCGGTACGCTGGTGGTGGTCAAGCGCTTCGCGTTCTTCTCCGAAGCGGTGGGCCACGCGGCGCTGACCGGTGTCGCCATCGGCATCCTGCTGGGCGAGCCCTACACCGGCCCCTATGGCAGCCTGTTCGGTTACTGCCTGCTGTTCGGTCTGCTGCTCAATTACCTGCGCAACCGCACCGGCCTGTCTCCCGACACCTTGATCGGCGTCTTCCTGTCGGTCTCCCTGGCCCTGGGCGCGAGCCTGCTGCTGATGCTGGCGGGCAAGAT
It encodes the following:
- a CDS encoding manganese ABC transporter ATP-binding protein; protein product: MTAACQIAERARIACGPRIDFDGIDLTLGRTRILDQVRFSVAPGSVHAIVGPNGGGKSSLIKTLLGQMPHRGRLTLEWPDEDQVIGYVPQALEFDRGLPMTVDDFMGALCQRRPAFLGLSRRVRAPIDDALAQVGMLDKRTRRMGALSGGERQRVLLAQGLVPAPQLLVLDEPMSALDEAGIQVFEQLLEGWRRAGTTVLWIEHDLQAVLRLADRVTGLSRQVLFDAPPAQALTPERLLTLFSVHPRHEDTAR